One window of the Chryseobacterium camelliae genome contains the following:
- a CDS encoding aldehyde dehydrogenase family protein, whose amino-acid sequence MSKKVKDFGIEKTLRNLGIKDENKGTSVGGEYFASGKMIESFSPVDGELISKVETSAESDYDRVIETAQNAFKEFRLIPAPKRGELVRQLGQKLRQYKDDLGKLVSYEMGKSLQEGLGEVQEMIDICDFAVGLSRQLHGFTMHSERPGHRMYEQYHPLGIVGIITAFNFPVAVWSWNTALAWICGNVTIWKPSEKTPLCAIACQNIMIEVLKENNLPEGISSVLVADHEIGQKMVDDKRVSLVSFTGSTRVGRMVSSKVAERFGKSILELGGNNAIIISKDADLDMSIIGAVFGAVGTAGQRCTSTRRLIIHESVYDEVKNRLVKAYGQLKIGNPLDENNHVGPLIDRDAVEQYTKSIEKCKQEGGNFVVEGAVLEGEEYASGCYVKPCIAEVENSYEIVQHETFAPILYLIKYSTLEEAIAIQNDVPQGLSSAIMTQNLREAELFLSHAGSDCGIANVNIGTSGAEIGGAFGGEKETGGGRESGSDVWKYYMRRQTNTINYTAQLPLAQGIKFDL is encoded by the coding sequence ATGTCTAAAAAAGTCAAAGATTTCGGAATTGAAAAAACGCTCAGGAATTTAGGGATAAAAGATGAAAATAAAGGAACATCCGTAGGAGGTGAATATTTTGCTTCCGGGAAAATGATAGAAAGTTTTTCTCCGGTAGACGGGGAATTGATTTCGAAAGTGGAAACCTCTGCTGAAAGTGATTATGACCGTGTCATTGAGACTGCTCAGAATGCATTCAAAGAATTCAGGCTGATCCCTGCTCCAAAGAGAGGGGAACTGGTACGTCAGCTTGGACAGAAACTCAGACAGTATAAAGACGACCTCGGAAAACTGGTTTCCTACGAAATGGGAAAATCCCTTCAGGAAGGACTGGGAGAGGTTCAGGAAATGATAGATATCTGCGATTTTGCCGTAGGCCTTTCCAGACAGCTTCACGGCTTTACCATGCATTCGGAAAGGCCCGGCCACAGGATGTATGAGCAGTACCATCCGCTGGGTATTGTAGGGATTATTACCGCATTCAACTTCCCGGTAGCAGTATGGTCATGGAATACCGCACTGGCCTGGATCTGCGGAAATGTAACCATCTGGAAACCGTCTGAGAAAACGCCGTTGTGCGCTATCGCCTGCCAGAACATCATGATTGAAGTACTGAAGGAAAATAATCTTCCTGAAGGCATTTCCAGTGTATTAGTGGCAGATCATGAGATCGGCCAGAAGATGGTGGATGATAAAAGGGTTTCCCTGGTCTCCTTCACCGGATCCACTAGGGTAGGAAGAATGGTTTCTTCCAAAGTAGCTGAAAGGTTCGGGAAATCAATCCTGGAACTGGGTGGTAACAATGCTATCATCATTTCTAAAGATGCCGATCTGGATATGTCAATCATCGGTGCCGTATTTGGTGCTGTTGGAACGGCCGGCCAAAGATGCACCAGCACCAGAAGGCTGATTATCCACGAAAGCGTGTATGACGAAGTTAAAAACAGGCTGGTAAAAGCATATGGCCAGCTGAAAATAGGCAATCCTCTGGACGAAAACAACCATGTAGGACCGCTGATTGACCGTGATGCTGTAGAACAGTACACAAAATCCATCGAAAAATGCAAACAGGAAGGCGGGAACTTCGTTGTGGAAGGGGCAGTCCTGGAAGGAGAAGAGTATGCATCGGGCTGTTATGTAAAGCCTTGTATTGCCGAAGTGGAAAATTCCTATGAAATCGTGCAGCATGAGACATTTGCCCCGATTTTATATCTGATCAAATACAGTACTCTGGAAGAAGCGATTGCGATTCAGAATGATGTCCCTCAGGGATTATCTTCAGCGATCATGACCCAGAACCTGAGAGAAGCTGAACTCTTCCTTTCCCATGCAGGTTCTGATTGTGGGATTGCCAATGTCAATATCGGTACGTCCGGTGCTGAAATCGGAGGCGCATTCGGAGGCGAAAAAGAAACCGGCGGCGGAAGGGAATCCGGTTCGGATGTCTGGAAATATTACATGAGAAGACAGACCAATACTATCAATTACACCGCTCAGCTTCCCTTAGCACAGGGAATCAAATTTGATTTATAG
- the lat gene encoding L-lysine 6-transaminase: protein MQQIIDIHPDKVKETVGRHVLADGFDFVMDIEKSHGSWLYDKLTGREYLDMFSMFASASIGYNHPYLMEKSAWLGKMAINKPTLADVYSEEYAKFLEVFERVAIPDELQYAFFIEGGTLAVENAMKACFDWKTRKNFAKGLQTEAGICIHFRQAFHGRSGYTLSLTNTADPRKYQYFPMFDWPRILNPKLTFPITEENLEETIKNERMALLHIGEAILSNPDKVACVIIEPIQAEGGDNHFRDEFFTELRKLCDENEILLIFDEVQTGIGMTGKMWAFEHFTAKPDIISFGKKTQVCGILANREKFDEVPENVFRESSRINSTFGGNFIDMLRFQLVMEVIEKENLVDNARTVGGYLLERLHELAQKYPDKISNVRGRGLMCAIDLSSHEERNTLRDELFKDGMIILGCGEQSLRFRPHLNVSPAEIDLAIDMIDRNMNKI, encoded by the coding sequence ATGCAACAGATCATCGATATACATCCTGATAAAGTAAAAGAAACCGTAGGAAGGCACGTACTGGCAGACGGCTTTGATTTTGTTATGGATATTGAAAAGTCCCACGGATCTTGGCTGTACGATAAGCTCACCGGCCGTGAATACCTGGATATGTTTTCCATGTTTGCCTCCGCATCCATAGGATACAACCATCCTTACCTGATGGAAAAATCAGCCTGGCTGGGAAAAATGGCCATTAACAAGCCTACGCTGGCCGATGTCTATTCAGAAGAATATGCAAAGTTCCTGGAAGTTTTTGAGCGAGTTGCCATTCCCGACGAGCTGCAATATGCATTCTTTATTGAAGGCGGTACTCTGGCTGTGGAAAATGCGATGAAGGCATGCTTCGACTGGAAGACCAGAAAGAACTTTGCTAAAGGACTGCAGACCGAAGCAGGAATATGCATCCATTTCAGGCAGGCATTCCACGGAAGGAGCGGATATACATTAAGCCTTACGAATACGGCCGACCCGAGGAAATACCAATATTTTCCGATGTTTGACTGGCCAAGGATCCTGAATCCTAAGCTGACTTTCCCGATTACGGAAGAAAACCTGGAGGAAACCATCAAAAATGAAAGAATGGCGCTGCTCCACATCGGGGAAGCCATCCTTTCCAACCCGGATAAAGTAGCCTGTGTCATCATTGAGCCGATCCAGGCTGAAGGCGGCGATAACCATTTCAGGGATGAATTCTTTACTGAGCTCAGGAAGCTGTGTGACGAAAATGAAATTTTGCTGATCTTTGATGAAGTGCAGACCGGAATCGGAATGACCGGCAAGATGTGGGCTTTCGAGCATTTTACGGCGAAACCGGATATCATTTCTTTCGGAAAGAAAACGCAGGTCTGCGGAATCCTGGCCAACCGTGAAAAATTTGATGAGGTTCCGGAAAATGTATTCAGGGAAAGTTCAAGGATCAATTCTACGTTTGGCGGTAATTTTATCGACATGCTCAGGTTCCAGCTGGTGATGGAAGTCATTGAAAAAGAAAACCTCGTAGACAATGCCCGTACCGTTGGAGGATACCTTCTGGAAAGACTGCATGAACTGGCACAGAAATATCCCGATAAAATTTCCAACGTACGCGGGAGAGGACTAATGTGTGCGATTGACCTGTCTTCCCATGAAGAAAGGAATACGCTGAGGGATGAACTTTTTAAGGACGGAATGATCATTTTAGGATGTGGTGAACAGTCGCTCCGCTTCAGGCCGCACCTCAATGTTTCCCCTGCGGAAATTGATCTTGCAATCGATATGATTGATCGTAATATGAACAAAATTTAA
- a CDS encoding DUF2007 domain-containing protein, with the protein MERSTRVSVFESDKPAEIQLIKSKLDDAQIENSVENNYLTFTTTPTATSLKVMVDLEDEKKAFEVIDAYLQQNEN; encoded by the coding sequence ATGGAAAGAAGTACAAGAGTATCAGTTTTTGAAAGTGATAAGCCGGCAGAAATTCAGCTGATAAAGTCGAAATTAGACGATGCACAGATCGAAAACAGCGTTGAAAACAACTACCTGACTTTCACTACAACCCCCACCGCCACTTCATTAAAAGTGATGGTAGACCTGGAAGATGAGAAAAAGGCATTCGAGGTCATCGATGCTTATCTTCAGCAAAACGAAAATTAA
- a CDS encoding GNAT family N-acetyltransferase, whose amino-acid sequence MQTEITLRKAQQEDKDIIWSILQQAIARRKKDGSSQWQQGYPNEGTVETDIANGFGYVMTVDGVIAVYTALILNDEPAYSTIDGAWLSEGEFVVVHRVAVDERFAGQGMAKKLFDHIEDFTRSHGIQSIKVDTNFDNLAMLKILESKGYSYCGEVSLAGGIRKAYEKLIL is encoded by the coding sequence ATGCAGACGGAAATCACATTAAGAAAAGCACAGCAGGAAGATAAAGATATCATCTGGAGCATTTTGCAGCAGGCCATTGCCCGACGTAAAAAAGACGGCAGCAGCCAGTGGCAGCAGGGATATCCAAATGAAGGTACCGTAGAAACTGATATTGCCAACGGTTTCGGATATGTAATGACGGTGGACGGAGTGATCGCAGTTTATACGGCACTCATCCTTAATGATGAACCTGCTTACAGCACCATTGATGGGGCATGGCTCAGCGAAGGCGAATTTGTGGTTGTGCACAGGGTCGCTGTTGATGAGCGGTTTGCAGGACAGGGAATGGCGAAAAAGCTGTTTGACCATATTGAAGATTTTACCCGCTCCCACGGGATACAGAGCATTAAGGTAGATACCAATTTCGATAATCTGGCCATGCTGAAAATACTGGAAAGCAAAGGCTATTCTTATTGCGGTGAAGTCAGTCTGGCCGGTGGTATACGGAAAGCCTACGAAAAACTGATCCTATAA
- a CDS encoding GbsR/MarR family transcriptional regulator, translated as MNKRIKIDQKIFQDAVKFYGIIFNIPPLASKIYAYLLFDFDKEGVTFDEFVDILSASKSSVSTNISLLLNAELIIDHNKMDERKRYFFINDQYKKIRFEKIVKRMHDELELFDELDRFKEHQGYPKQCDEKIEEYKKLLNKNIKNIQESLNKL; from the coding sequence ATGAATAAAAGGATAAAAATTGATCAGAAGATTTTCCAGGATGCTGTGAAATTCTATGGCATCATTTTTAATATACCACCTTTGGCTTCAAAGATTTACGCCTACCTTCTTTTTGATTTTGATAAGGAAGGTGTAACGTTTGATGAGTTTGTCGACATATTATCTGCAAGCAAGAGTTCGGTTTCCACGAACATTTCTCTGCTGCTGAACGCTGAACTTATCATAGATCACAATAAAATGGATGAAAGGAAACGGTATTTCTTCATCAATGATCAGTACAAAAAGATAAGGTTTGAAAAAATTGTCAAAAGGATGCATGACGAACTGGAATTGTTCGATGAACTGGACAGGTTTAAAGAACATCAGGGCTATCCGAAGCAGTGCGACGAAAAAATAGAAGAATACAAAAAACTTCTCAATAAAAATATAAAGAATATTCAGGAATCTCTTAATAAACTATAA
- a CDS encoding efflux RND transporter periplasmic adaptor subunit translates to MNNKLLILSVAALSLTACKKEAPKQDGPKPFPVVSVETKNVVGYQTFPATIQGRVNNDVRAKIQGYITQVLVDEGQYVTKGQPLFRLETNILNENAAAAKAGIGAAQSSIAAAKAAVNASEVEVNKLKPLVAKNIISNVQLQTAQANLSRAQAELQQAIAAKQQATANYKGVEANIEYSIIRAPISGVVGKLPLKVGSLVGPSDQTPITTISDTSGIFAYFSMNEKEYFDFLEKAPGASMKEKIKNLPMVELQLANGSLYPEKGRIEAITGQIDPTTGTIQFRVAFTNAQKLLSNGNSGTIRFPQRYDNVLVIPESATYEQQGIVYAYKVDKGDTARNVVVNVIERIDNLAIIQSGLNKGETVVAAGIGGLKPGTAIKKQPVKMDSLVQSIKPKF, encoded by the coding sequence ATGAATAACAAGTTACTCATACTTTCTGTTGCAGCTTTGTCATTGACAGCTTGTAAGAAAGAAGCCCCAAAGCAGGACGGTCCCAAGCCTTTTCCTGTTGTTTCCGTAGAGACTAAAAATGTTGTGGGTTACCAGACTTTCCCTGCTACCATTCAGGGCAGGGTAAACAATGATGTTCGGGCAAAAATCCAGGGGTATATTACCCAGGTACTGGTAGATGAAGGCCAGTATGTGACCAAAGGTCAGCCTTTATTCCGCCTGGAAACCAATATACTCAATGAGAATGCCGCTGCAGCCAAAGCAGGAATCGGCGCTGCTCAGTCCAGTATAGCTGCTGCTAAGGCTGCTGTTAATGCATCCGAGGTGGAAGTGAATAAGCTGAAGCCGCTGGTGGCTAAAAATATCATCAGCAATGTCCAGCTTCAGACGGCGCAGGCCAACCTTTCCCGTGCACAGGCAGAGTTGCAGCAGGCGATCGCCGCAAAACAGCAGGCTACTGCCAATTATAAAGGAGTTGAGGCCAATATTGAATACTCCATTATCCGTGCGCCTATTTCAGGTGTTGTAGGGAAACTTCCGCTTAAGGTGGGAAGCCTTGTAGGACCTTCCGACCAGACTCCGATTACCACTATTTCGGATACATCAGGAATTTTCGCATACTTTTCCATGAACGAAAAGGAGTATTTCGATTTCCTTGAGAAAGCGCCGGGAGCCAGCATGAAAGAAAAAATCAAAAACCTTCCGATGGTGGAGCTCCAGCTTGCCAATGGAAGCCTCTATCCTGAAAAAGGAAGGATTGAAGCCATTACCGGGCAGATAGACCCTACCACCGGAACCATCCAGTTCAGGGTAGCATTCACCAATGCACAGAAACTCCTGAGCAACGGAAACAGCGGAACGATTCGATTCCCTCAGCGTTATGATAACGTCCTGGTAATCCCGGAAAGCGCCACTTATGAGCAGCAGGGTATTGTTTACGCATATAAGGTTGATAAGGGAGATACCGCCAGAAATGTTGTGGTCAATGTGATCGAAAGGATAGACAATCTTGCCATTATCCAATCAGGACTTAACAAAGGCGAAACGGTAGTAGCTGCCGGTATCGGCGGGCTGAAGCCTGGAACTGCCATCAAAAAGCAGCCCGTGAAGATGGATAGCCTTGTTCAATCAATTAAACCGAAATTTTAA
- a CDS encoding efflux RND transporter permease subunit: MIKNFINRPVLSTVISILIVILGVLGLVSLPVTQYPDIAPPTVSVTANYTGANAETVMKSVVVPLEEQINGVEGMDYITSSAGNDGSANIQIFFKQGIDPDIAAVNVQNRVSRATPLLPSEVTRSGVVTQKQQTSALMYMSFYSENKDLDDVYLQNFLNINVIPNLKRINGVGDANVFGGKNYSMRVWLDPAKMAAYGVTPTDVTNAINEQSREAAAGSIGQNSGSSFEYIIKYVGKFNEKEQYDNIIIKSLADGQNLMLKDVAKVELAGLSYTGIGENGNYPSISMGIFQTPGSNAQEIIKNIKSYLKSAESTFPQGIKYTYNFDTNEFLDASIEKVVHTLIEAFILVFIVVYIFLQDFRSTLIPAIAVPVSIVGAFFFLNLFGYSLNLLTLFALVLAIGIVVDDAIVVVEAVHAKMEHGISDAKKATVEAMNEITGAIISITLVMASVFIPVTFITGPTGVFYQQFGVTLIVAIFISAVNALTLSPVLCSLFLKPNEHHHAEYKNMNFLQKFFYKFNLAFKTTTERYGKGFVFLLRHKWVTLIIFAVTGGILYWAGSTMKKGFVPTEDRGIIFTDVQLPPGASMERTYNALKTLQKNAMQIPGVQNVTISTGRGFLSGNGSNNGLAFIKLKTFEDRKKGGLNSEDITKKLFGISGKVPDAKIVFFQPPSVPGFGSSAGFEMVLLDKSGGEYTDLDNKTNEFIGKLMQRPEIEFAQTSFNTKYPQYQMEINVPLAKKLGVSVSDILSTMQGYIGGIYSADFTKYGKQFRVMVQALPENRKSIENLNELYVRTGSGVMSPISQFVTLTKAYGPQSVSRYNLFTSVKITGANSAGYSSGDAIAAVQQVASESLNQNYGVEFTGLSREELASGSQTALIFALSLIFVYFILSAQYESYILPLVVVISLPLGVMGAYFGQKIMGLENNIYFQIALIMLVGLLAKNAILIVEFAIQRRHHGESIVMAAINAAKARLRPILMTSFAFIFGLLPLVLASGIGAVGNRSIATGAAIGLLIGTILGLFVIPVLFVIFQTLQEKVKPIKKEEISLAE; the protein is encoded by the coding sequence ATGATTAAGAATTTTATTAACAGACCGGTCCTCTCCACCGTAATATCCATCCTTATTGTGATACTCGGTGTTTTAGGATTAGTCTCGCTGCCGGTTACGCAGTACCCGGATATTGCACCGCCTACCGTAAGTGTAACGGCAAACTATACCGGAGCCAACGCAGAAACGGTAATGAAGAGTGTGGTAGTGCCATTGGAAGAACAGATCAATGGGGTAGAAGGGATGGATTATATTACTTCCTCAGCCGGTAACGACGGATCTGCCAACATCCAGATTTTCTTTAAACAGGGAATAGATCCGGATATTGCCGCCGTCAACGTACAGAACCGGGTATCCAGGGCGACCCCTTTGCTTCCGAGTGAGGTAACACGTTCCGGAGTAGTAACCCAGAAGCAGCAGACCAGTGCCCTGATGTATATGTCATTTTACTCTGAGAATAAGGACCTTGATGACGTATACCTTCAGAACTTCCTGAACATTAATGTAATCCCGAATCTGAAAAGGATCAACGGAGTAGGTGATGCCAACGTTTTCGGAGGTAAAAACTATTCCATGAGGGTGTGGCTGGATCCTGCGAAAATGGCAGCCTATGGAGTGACACCAACTGATGTTACCAATGCCATCAATGAGCAGAGCCGTGAAGCAGCAGCTGGTTCTATAGGACAGAACAGCGGAAGCTCCTTTGAATACATTATTAAGTATGTCGGTAAATTCAATGAGAAAGAACAGTACGACAATATTATTATCAAATCTCTGGCTGACGGACAGAACCTGATGCTGAAAGATGTGGCCAAGGTAGAACTGGCAGGTCTTTCATACACAGGGATCGGGGAAAACGGGAATTATCCTTCCATCAGTATGGGGATTTTCCAGACCCCGGGATCCAACGCCCAGGAGATCATTAAAAATATCAAATCCTATCTGAAGTCTGCGGAAAGTACATTTCCTCAGGGAATCAAATATACCTATAACTTCGATACCAATGAGTTCCTGGATGCCTCAATTGAAAAAGTGGTGCATACCCTGATCGAGGCATTCATCCTGGTGTTTATCGTGGTGTATATTTTCCTTCAGGATTTCAGGTCAACGCTGATTCCTGCGATTGCCGTTCCGGTATCCATTGTAGGGGCATTTTTCTTCCTGAACCTGTTTGGCTACTCCCTAAACCTCCTGACACTTTTTGCTTTGGTTCTTGCCATTGGTATTGTGGTAGATGACGCCATCGTCGTCGTCGAGGCCGTCCATGCCAAGATGGAACACGGGATTTCCGATGCCAAAAAAGCAACGGTTGAGGCTATGAATGAAATTACCGGAGCTATTATCTCCATTACCCTCGTAATGGCCTCCGTATTTATTCCGGTAACCTTCATTACAGGACCCACCGGGGTATTCTACCAGCAGTTCGGGGTAACCCTGATTGTGGCTATTTTCATTTCTGCCGTAAACGCATTAACGTTGAGCCCGGTATTGTGTTCCCTGTTCCTGAAACCGAATGAGCACCATCACGCAGAATACAAGAACATGAATTTCCTTCAGAAGTTTTTCTATAAATTCAATCTTGCATTCAAAACGACTACCGAACGGTATGGAAAGGGATTTGTTTTCCTTTTAAGGCATAAATGGGTAACCCTGATCATATTTGCCGTTACCGGAGGAATCCTGTATTGGGCAGGTTCCACCATGAAAAAAGGGTTTGTGCCTACGGAAGACCGTGGGATTATCTTTACCGATGTCCAGCTTCCGCCGGGAGCTTCCATGGAAAGGACGTATAATGCATTGAAGACCCTTCAGAAAAATGCCATGCAGATTCCGGGGGTACAGAATGTTACCATTTCCACCGGTAGAGGGTTCTTATCCGGAAACGGAAGCAACAATGGTCTGGCCTTTATCAAGCTGAAAACTTTTGAAGACCGTAAAAAAGGCGGGCTGAATTCCGAAGATATTACCAAGAAGCTTTTCGGGATTTCCGGGAAAGTACCGGATGCGAAAATCGTATTCTTCCAGCCACCGAGTGTACCCGGGTTCGGGAGCAGCGCCGGTTTTGAAATGGTACTGCTGGATAAATCCGGAGGCGAATATACCGATCTTGACAACAAGACCAATGAATTCATCGGAAAACTGATGCAACGACCGGAAATCGAATTTGCACAGACTTCCTTCAATACCAAGTACCCTCAGTACCAGATGGAAATCAATGTTCCGCTGGCAAAGAAGCTGGGAGTTTCCGTAAGTGATATCTTAAGCACGATGCAGGGGTACATCGGGGGAATCTACAGTGCCGACTTTACCAAATATGGAAAGCAGTTCAGGGTAATGGTCCAGGCACTTCCTGAAAACCGGAAAAGTATTGAAAACCTTAATGAACTGTATGTAAGGACGGGATCTGGTGTCATGTCGCCGATCTCACAATTCGTAACCCTTACCAAAGCTTACGGTCCGCAATCGGTGAGCCGGTATAACCTGTTTACCTCAGTGAAAATTACCGGGGCTAACTCTGCAGGCTACAGTTCCGGGGATGCTATTGCTGCGGTACAGCAGGTAGCCAGCGAGTCGCTGAACCAGAATTACGGAGTAGAATTTACCGGCTTATCCAGGGAAGAATTAGCCTCCGGTTCCCAGACCGCACTGATTTTTGCGCTCAGTCTGATCTTTGTTTATTTCATCTTATCTGCCCAGTATGAGAGTTATATCCTTCCGCTGGTCGTTGTGATCTCACTTCCGCTGGGGGTGATGGGAGCTTACTTCGGACAGAAAATTATGGGATTGGAAAACAACATCTATTTCCAGATTGCACTGATCATGCTTGTAGGGTTGCTGGCTAAAAATGCTATCCTGATTGTTGAGTTCGCCATCCAGAGAAGGCATCATGGTGAAAGCATCGTCATGGCAGCTATCAATGCGGCGAAGGCTAGGTTAAGACCGATCCTGATGACTTCATTTGCCTTCATCTTCGGACTATTGCCGCTGGTACTGGCGAGCGGGATCGGAGCGGTTGGAAACAGGTCTATTGCAACGGGAGCGGCGATCGGGTTGCTGATCGGAACCATCTTAGGGTTGTTCGTGATCCCGGTACTCTTTGTGATCTTCCAGACCCTTCAGGAAAAGGTAAAGCCTATCAAAAAAGAAGAGATCAGTTTAGCAGAATAA
- a CDS encoding TolC family protein — translation MKSVLNIIKGITFSAIILGTVASCMARREYERPKNVVDEKLYRTDMLSSDSTNIANIPWKDIFTDPILQGHISKALENNLDIRIALQNIASAESYLKQSKAAYQPTLSGGPNYTFQTQSINTQFGQIIGERRYINQFDITASVGWEADIWGRLKAQEKAQLASYLGTVAAHKAVKSDLVASIATSYYQLLTYDAQKKIITETIALREKNLETTRALKTAGTLTEVAVQQSEALVFNAKSLLIDIDTQIQLLENTMSLLMGEPSQSIARSTLESQKLPIDLKLGYPAQLLANRPDVMRAEYNLMNAFELTNSAKAQFYPTLRITGSGGVQSVDIDHLFSVNSLFANIVSGLAQPILNRRQIKTNYEVSLANQESAYLNFRKAVLTAGKEVSDAIRVFSVQDSYIELKQKELNAYKNSVEYSQELVNYGMANYLEVLNASVNSLNAELNIANAEYSKMRAAVELYQALGGGWK, via the coding sequence ATGAAAAGTGTATTAAACATTATAAAAGGAATAACTTTTTCAGCAATCATTTTGGGAACCGTAGCATCCTGTATGGCAAGACGGGAATATGAAAGACCCAAAAATGTAGTTGATGAAAAGCTGTACCGCACCGATATGCTGTCGTCAGACAGTACCAATATCGCCAATATTCCATGGAAGGATATCTTTACCGATCCTATACTTCAGGGTCATATTTCAAAAGCCCTGGAAAACAATCTGGATATCAGGATTGCCCTGCAGAATATTGCTTCTGCCGAATCTTACCTGAAACAGAGCAAAGCTGCGTATCAGCCGACGCTCTCCGGGGGGCCTAACTATACTTTCCAGACCCAGTCCATCAATACGCAGTTCGGACAGATCATCGGGGAAAGAAGATACATCAACCAGTTTGACATTACAGCCAGCGTAGGCTGGGAAGCGGATATCTGGGGCAGGCTGAAAGCACAGGAAAAAGCACAGCTGGCTTCCTACCTGGGAACCGTAGCTGCCCACAAAGCAGTGAAGAGTGATCTGGTAGCATCCATTGCCACCTCATATTATCAGCTATTAACGTATGATGCCCAGAAAAAGATCATTACGGAAACCATTGCGCTCAGGGAGAAAAACCTGGAAACCACAAGAGCACTGAAAACTGCGGGAACGCTTACTGAAGTTGCCGTACAGCAGAGCGAAGCTCTTGTTTTCAATGCTAAATCTTTACTGATTGATATCGATACGCAGATACAGTTGCTGGAAAACACCATGAGTCTGCTGATGGGCGAGCCCTCTCAATCCATAGCAAGATCCACGCTGGAAAGCCAGAAGTTGCCGATTGATCTTAAGCTGGGGTATCCGGCTCAGCTCCTGGCCAACCGTCCGGATGTCATGAGAGCCGAATACAACCTGATGAATGCTTTTGAGCTGACCAATTCTGCAAAAGCACAGTTTTATCCTACCTTAAGGATTACCGGAAGTGGTGGGGTACAGTCAGTGGATATCGATCATCTCTTCAGTGTCAACTCACTGTTCGCGAACATCGTTTCAGGACTGGCTCAGCCGATCCTGAACAGGAGACAGATCAAAACCAATTATGAAGTGAGCCTTGCCAACCAAGAAAGTGCTTACCTGAATTTTAGAAAAGCTGTTCTTACGGCCGGTAAAGAAGTTTCGGATGCTATAAGAGTATTCTCCGTACAGGATTCTTATATTGAGCTGAAGCAGAAAGAACTGAATGCATACAAAAACTCAGTGGAGTATTCCCAGGAATTGGTTAACTACGGGATGGCCAACTATCTGGAAGTACTGAATGCAAGCGTTAATTCCCTGAATGCGGAGCTGAATATTGCCAATGCGGAGTACAGCAAAATGAGAGCTGCCGTTGAGCTGTATCAGGCTCTTGGCGGAGGATGGAAATAA
- a CDS encoding GNAT family N-acetyltransferase: MKINIQQLDNTYSDELINLILTIQQKEFNVPITIDDQPDLKKVEEFYIESGGNFWGAFINGELVGSIALVKFDDKAGAVRKMFVKKEFRGKEFNIAQELLDVLISFCRKTGIEKIYLGTVDILKAAIRFYERNYFLETKKEDLPARFPLMSADNVFYSLNVN, from the coding sequence ATGAAAATAAACATCCAACAGTTAGATAACACGTATTCTGATGAACTGATCAACTTAATTCTTACCATACAACAGAAGGAATTTAATGTACCCATCACGATAGATGATCAACCAGATCTTAAAAAGGTTGAGGAATTTTATATAGAATCAGGAGGGAATTTCTGGGGAGCTTTTATCAACGGCGAACTGGTAGGTTCAATAGCCCTGGTTAAATTTGATGATAAAGCAGGAGCCGTGAGAAAAATGTTTGTAAAAAAAGAATTCAGGGGAAAAGAGTTTAATATTGCACAGGAGCTCCTGGACGTTTTAATTTCTTTTTGTCGTAAAACTGGCATAGAAAAGATATATTTGGGAACTGTTGATATACTGAAGGCAGCCATACGGTTCTATGAACGCAATTATTTTTTAGAGACTAAAAAGGAAGATCTGCCGGCCCGATTCCCATTGATGAGTGCTGATAATGTTTTTTATTCTTTAAATGTAAACTAA